Below is a genomic region from Lutra lutra chromosome 5, mLutLut1.2, whole genome shotgun sequence.
TCCCAGGAGGTAGGGATAGTGTGTATGGGCCTGAGAAAAAGCACAAGGGCGGATTAAGATGTGCTTTCAAATTCGGTATTAAACCTAGAAGTACGGAGACTGTAACAGGACAGGAGCCTTAGAGACCACCTAGTCTAGCTCCACCATCCTAAGGTGTGGAAAAGGCCAGGAGAACCAAGGTAGCTTGAACACATCGTTATGCCGGAAGGTGTATTAACCACCAGTTACTTCGTGAGAGCCAGCCCTTGTCTGTTGACACACATTTATCTTCTGATTTTGTGATGGGGCAAGATGGCAGCAAAGAGAAGCCCACTAAAGCCTTCGGAGATGGGAGCTGGAACTTCTGAGGAAAAAGTAAAGCATGGGAACGCTATCTAAACCCATCTACAGTTGaacaaattttatgttttcctacTTCTTAGCAACCTGATGTGCTTCAAGTTACGTGTGTTTATGTGAAGCATTGTTTTTCAGGCTGCAGTTGAGCATATGCTCGTGATTTCAGCGCTAATTctgaatgtgtgcatgtgtttctTTTACAGGTCCTGCCTTACATATACCGGGCCATTGGCTCAAAGCATCTTCCTGCCAGTAACATAAGTTTTGTGCATTTTGATTCACATCCAGACCTCCTTATTCCTGTAAATATGCCAGCTGACACTGTGTTTGACAAGGAAACACTTTTTGGGTAATATGTGgtttttgttaatgattttttttttaattttatttgtttatttgacagagagagatcacaagtaggcagagaggcagacagagagagagaaggaagcaggctccctgccaagcagagagttcgatgcggggctcaatcccaggatcctgagatcttgacctaagccaaaggcagaggcttaacccactgagccacccaggcaccccagtgattttttttttttttttttaaagtaaactcttcCCCAATGGAGGGCTTAAACTCAAGAccttgagaccaagagtcacacgctccaccaagtgagccagccaggcatccttctTTATGagattttatgtgtttgagaTACAATTGGCAATACATGATAAACAAAGGAAACAGACCTCTCTTGagttttgttttcgttttgtttgccttttttattttgtttagagcAAATATTGACAGACTTTTTcttaaagagccagatagtaaatattttaaggttgcataccatatggtctctgttgcaactacttaTCTCTGCCCTCATAGTAAGAAAGCAACAATGGACATTGTGTAACTAATGGCGGTggctatattccaataaaactctatttacaaaaataagtggCCTAGCCAATGTTTGCCAGCCTCTGCTTTAGAATATAGAATTTTGGAATTAGAAGAGACTTTAGAAGTTACCCAAgccatttctcccttcctccccactttaGAAGTCTGGATACTAAGTtgcaacaaaatgtattttaaacacgTTGTTCATTGGTTGTATAGGCAACACATCTTTAATTTGTATATCCTTCCTTCGAGTATTGAGTCTTTCCAGTATTGACCCCTTCCAACCTCTCAATTTGTACTACTTTCTCCTCAAAGGGtcatatgtaatatatttctaaataaagacTTACTAGAGTCTCTTCTGTAATAAAGTTCTCTGAAATTCTGCCACTGTCTCATTATGTATGTGTTAGAATGTAGCCTAGCCATACAATATAAAAAGTTGTGTGCATAgcagtaatttttctttaaaatataaaattaaaagatagatGCTTTCATGAATTAACTTTAGCCTACTACGTTTCTTTCAGTTGCCTTTTTCCAGAACCCCATTTTAGAGCAgtaatttctaaagaaatgtgGCAGCTCTACCATTGTTGTTATTCTCTTTTGTATTTAGaggttttatattttagaaattaaaaagaattatgagATAAGAATGCAGGCTGTATAGTTCTAGTCATAGAATAATAATTCTTAAACTTTTTAGTCTGAGACTTCCTGTTCACCCTTAAAATTATTGAGTTTTTTCTAAGTATGGGTTACATTTATTCACATTTactgtatttgaaattaaaacagagaaatgtttaaaatataaattcaattcaAAATAGTAGACCTTAATATGTTAGCataaatatgatatttttatgagaaatatattttctaaagcaaAAAATTGAGAAGAGTAACAGTGTTTAAGTTTCTGCACATCTctttaatatttgtctttatagGGGACAGCTAGATTCTCCTACCTACTTCCACTTTCAGTCTGTTGCCATATGTTGTTTTGgtggaagtaaatgaaaaaaatttaggaaGAGTATTTtcatagccttttcagataattatgAATATTCAATAGCATACAAAAACTTGACAAGTTAGTGGTTTTTTAAAGCTTAGTTTGAATGTAGAATCCAACAATTCAGATTCAGGTCTGAATAATCATTGTATTTTGATCAgtctttctttcaagaaaaatGCTGTTAAACTTTCAATTGAATCACAAGTGCTTTTCCTTGAGAAAACCTATGTACTTCAAAGTATGTAGCAGAAGTACTTTTTGCATTTCTCATTTTGCCAcccagaatatttaaaatgtatactaaGGACCAAggtttaataaaattatgaaggacCTTTTTACATGAAACTGGCTTTCGGAGGGGGTAGTGATGCTTGATATGAAGAATACAGTGACTTCTAAGAGAGTTGGTGCTGTTGCCTTGATTAATCTTAGGACACCAACACACCATTGCTTTGCACCATCCATGCAAATGTCAATACGATGAAAAGGGGAAATGATGCCTTAATGCCATCAGGAGGATTGTTAAACTCTTGTTCTGGGTGAAATTACATTTGGGGAAAGACACTCACTAGTAGTttccatgttttctatttctttttcagagaattAAGTATTGAGAATTGGATTATGCCTGCAGTTTATGCTGGCCATTTTTCTCATGTGCTATGGCTTCATCCCACATGGGCTCAGCAAATAAGAGAGGGCAAACATCACTTTTTAGTAGGCAGAGACACTTCTACCACAACAATCAGGTAATTTCCTCGTGTTATAAGAGGGAATGAGTGcttcttttatcttattttgaatCCCCATGATAATTCATAAGTTGTCTACATACAGATGGGCTCAGATTAACCCTCAACTCTTTTGAAGAGTTCTGCAAACACCAGGAACAAGTTTTAAGTCTCTTAACCTTCTTCACACAccatttatattttgttactGGTCATGTTGGTTTTGAGTAATATCTTTATCTTCTGGAATTCTGGATCCATTGATGACTAATTCCATTAAATCATTGAAGTATCTTATAGATTATATAGCTAATGATGCATTTTACTATTTCCTTACAATATAGTTATTGCCTGCCAAGTTTAACAATTAGcaatagaaaagcaaaattacctcattttgaacttttttttgtGAATCCAATGACTAAAAAGTAGATTTGgcgtttttattttaatgatatgaTTAGCTTTagataattaagttaaattacAGCATTTTTGACTTGAGTTACATGTGCAGCTGTTTTTGTTATATAAGCTCTTTAACCgatattttatgtatattgcAATACTGTAATTATCTTTAGAAATATCATCTCATTCTTGACTTTCTCCATTCTTTTGTGATGGGATGAATGTTTTAAGCACTGAACCCATAACTTTTTCAAAGGTGAAGGGGTGTGGAATAAAATGGTAATACACTGAAAATGAAATGCAGTCTTTCTCATTGaaagtgatactttttttttttttattaacatataacgtattatttgccctaggggtacaggtctgtgaattacacatttcacagcactcaccatagcacataacctccccaatgtccataacccagccaccctatctctaccccaccaccctccagcaaccctcagtttgtttcctgaaattaagagtctcttatggtttgtctccctcctgatcccatcttgtttcattttttcccctccctaccccccacgacCCTCCGCCCTGTCTTTGaaactcctcatatcagagagattgacttatttcgcttagcataataccctccagttctatccacatcattgcaaatggcaagattggggggggttgatggctgcatactattccacatctttatccattcatctgtagatggacatgtaggttctttccatagtttggcaattatggacattgctgctgtaaacattcgggtgcacgtgccccttcagatccctatatttgtatctttagggtaaatacccagtagttcaagggctagtatccaaaatctttaaagaacttatcaaactcaacacccaaagaacagataatccaatcaaaaaatgcgcagaagacatgaacatacatttcagcaaataagacatccagatggccaacagacacatgaaaaagtgctccacatcacttggcatctgggaaatacaaatcaaaaccacagtgagatatcccctcacaccagtcagaatggctaaaattaacaagtcaggaaacaacagatgttagtgaggatgtggagaaaggggaacgctcctacactgttggtgggaatgcaagctggtgcagccactctgaaaaccgtagggagattcctcaaaaagttgaaaatagagctaccctacgacccagcaattgcactagtgggtatttattctaaagaaagtgatactttttatttctgatttatccTTAATGATACAGTTAACTTTTGTTGTATGTTCTTATCAGTTGCACAAATAACTTTGTTGTGAAaccatgaaaattatatttattgaggatattacactaaataaataaataggactcCACTTAGaataagtattatatataatactggTATACATGAGAGAATGGTAGTGCTTTTATTGAGTACTTCAGTGAGTATGCCTAACTATCTGTAACAGGTTTCtgcaaaatcaaataattttgaataatctGAGAAAGACATTTGAAACTCAATGTATAATAATATTaggaaaaattttattatctGGTGATTTTACTTAATCCTGCAAATAAAAGTTTACGGAAGAGACAGGTATGTAGTCTGACATGCATGTGTTTATACAGATATGAACAAAGTGAAGAGTCCTTtattaaagaagaatataaatttaGGTTGGGGAATACAGCCTTTGACATTCTTGGAATGGCACAATTTATAATAAGCTTGGATATTAGCTGTATTACGCCATTAGTCTTATTTGGAAACTTAATACCTCTTTCAATTTAAGCCTGAATAGCTAGAGAAAGGTGAGTAGGAACTAAATATTAACCATTATTTTAGTTGGATAGAGCCTACCTCTGAAAGAAGCatttagttttgttatttattccaAGTACTTCCTAAGGCATAATATAGTTGAAAAGGTAAGAACATAATGATACATTTAAAATCGGAAATCTGTAACTTGTAAAAATACATTCTGCATGtgtataagatttttttaaattgttttccatattaaaatattatggtTATACAGAGTTTGGCACAGCTTTGAAACACATCAGAGGGAGCTTTTgtgaagagaaataatttccAGATGTCATTTTCCTCTTAAGTGATTATTTGGATGAAGTTACAGCTGGTATGAAAGTGATCCAGAACACTAACTGAAAAggatcatttatttctttctcttcttagagTTTACCACACACAGTCCAGGGCCTATGTGGCAGTTTACAGGTTCAGAAACCCCAGTTTCTTTTATCTTGTTGCTTCATCTCTAGAGCATTGCCTCTGTCCTCATAGTCCAAGATGGGCTTACCATTTGCAGGCTCATGCACCAGGCAGCCCGTAGAGAGCAAGATTATGCATGCCTCTCTTCCGCTCACAGCCTTAAGCCAGAACTTAGTCAAACAGCCACACCTGGCTGCAAGATAGGCTATGAAATACAGTCTTTACTTTGGGCAGTTGTGTGCCCAACTTAAAATCAGGGGAATGCTATCTCTGCAGAAGAGCAGGAATTAAAGAAAGTAGAGAGAGCACTTAGTTTTTGTTAAATATGTTCTTTGTTACATTTCTGCAGTGCTATGGAAGTGCTATATGCAATGTCAGCTAATTTGTCGGCTTGtctttaaaacagttttttccTCTAATACAGGGTTACGAGTACGGATCATTACTTTCTAAGTGATGGTCTTTATGTAACTGAAGACCAACTAGAGAACCAAAAACCTTTACAATTGGATGTAATTATGGTAAAACCTTATAAACTCTGTAACAATCAAGAAGAAGAGGATGCAGTGTCTTCTGCTAAGAAGCCAAAGCTAGCACTGGAAGATGCAGAAAATACTGCTTCTACTAACTGTGACTCTTACTCAAAAGGACTGGAAAAGGACACATTGACACAGAGGAGGGGCCAGACTTGCCTAGAGCAATCATGTTCATGTTCTTCTGAAAGTCAAGAATGTCAGACTACAGTCAGCACTGGGGAAATTCTGGAAATTTTGAAGAAAGGGGATGCATTCGTGTTAGATAttgacttggattttttttcagtcaAGAATCCCTTCAAAGAAATGTTCACTCaggtaaatgtatttttaaaatgtagatctTGAGAATTGTATGACATTTTTCTAGATCAGAGATCCACAAACTTCCTGCAGACGGCCAGGTATTAATTAAGATTTATTGGGGGTCCCATATGATTTCTGTCACACATTCTTCCTTGTTGTTAAACCTTTTAAAATCATACgcacctatttttttaattgaattatgtATGTACCTTTCTTAACTCAAGGGCCATACAAAAACAAGTTGTAAGTTGTGGGTTGTTGATCCCTGCTCTAGATAGcagttattattttgtatttatgaatTGGGATAATATATATGTGGATAGTtggaaaaactaaaatcttaTAATACAAGAAAGCGTATGCATTAAAGAATATCACTCTCATCCCATTCCCATTCCCTCAGTTTCTTACATCAGAAAACAAACATCATGGCCAGTTTCTTGGTGTATCTTTCCGGAGATTCTACATATATAAAGTGCTGTGTGACAGATTTTTCACTGGACAATGAGGTCCCTGATTTTACACATGTACTATCTGTAGCTAATGATTTAGGCCTGTGATTCTTAGGGTACCTCAGCAGATCTTAAATGCGGAAAGCCAGACAATATTAGCATGCACAGATCTGAGATGAAACATTTAAGAAACCAATAAATTCATGCTCCAAGTGAGCATTCCTTAGTGCATTTTATAGCACAGTAACTGCTTATTTTAACATTTGGAAAGTTGTTCAAGTCTATTCTTTTTGGGATTCAAACTATTTTTTCTACCTAAAATTGTTGGATTATAATGATGATGTTGCACTTAACGATCCTAATTCAGATATGTATTGGAAGCCGTTGTGATTTATCAAAGAGCTCTAAATAGgtattgattaaaaaataggtaagatTTGAAGATTTAGTATAATCTGAAACAAGACTGGGGGACCTAGAGTACTCTCCCAACCTGCaaataagggagaaaaattaCAGTTTCTTTCAGCTCTTGTACATGGAGCCAGGGGTTATATCCATAAATTCTTAGAATCATGGAAATGACCTTAGAACTATTTAGAAAACTTGAAGAATAGGCATATCTGAAAGTTGAAGAAACTGactttagaaatttattttacaaatatactcaaattttttgtttgttttgggttttttttttaatttaattttattttattttcagtattccaaaattcattgtttatgcaccacacccagtgctccatgcagtacatgccgtccataatacccaccaccaggctcacccaacctcccacccccaccttccaaaaccttcggtttgtttctcagagtccacagtctcttatggttcatct
It encodes:
- the C5H5orf22 gene encoding UPF0489 protein C5orf22 homolog isoform X1, translated to MGDSVGERARLRCYPKLPVWVVEDHQEVLPYIYRAIGSKHLPASNISFVHFDSHPDLLIPVNMPADTVFDKETLFGELSIENWIMPAVYAGHFSHVLWLHPTWAQQIREGKHHFLVGRDTSTTTIRVTSTDHYFLSDGLYVTEDQLENQKPLQLDVIMVKPYKLCNNQEEEDAVSSAKKPKLALEDAENTASTNCDSYSKGLEKDTLTQRRGQTCLEQSCSCSSESQECQTTVSTGEILEILKKGDAFVLDIDLDFFSVKNPFKEMFTQEEYKILQELYQFKKPGTILTEEDLVDCVDTRIHQLEDLEAAFADLCDGDDEETVQKWASNPGMESLIPLVQSLKKRMEVPDYEMVHQAGLTCDYSELPHHISTEQEIEYLIQSVYYLLKNLPKPTLVTIARSSLDDYCPSEQVDTIQEKVLNVLRSLYGAVDIHLVYLAECSPS
- the C5H5orf22 gene encoding UPF0489 protein C5orf22 homolog isoform X2, coding for MPADTVFDKETLFGELSIENWIMPAVYAGHFSHVLWLHPTWAQQIREGKHHFLVGRDTSTTTIRVTSTDHYFLSDGLYVTEDQLENQKPLQLDVIMVKPYKLCNNQEEEDAVSSAKKPKLALEDAENTASTNCDSYSKGLEKDTLTQRRGQTCLEQSCSCSSESQECQTTVSTGEILEILKKGDAFVLDIDLDFFSVKNPFKEMFTQEEYKILQELYQFKKPGTILTEEDLVDCVDTRIHQLEDLEAAFADLCDGDDEETVQKWASNPGMESLIPLVQSLKKRMEVPDYEMVHQAGLTCDYSELPHHISTEQEIEYLIQSVYYLLKNLPKPTLVTIARSSLDDYCPSEQVDTIQEKVLNVLRSLYGAVDIHLVYLAECSPS